Proteins from a genomic interval of Lycium ferocissimum isolate CSIRO_LF1 chromosome 2, AGI_CSIRO_Lferr_CH_V1, whole genome shotgun sequence:
- the LOC132047322 gene encoding mitochondrial import receptor subunit TOM20-like has protein sequence MEMQNDFDRLLFFEHARKTAETTYAKDPLDAENLTRWGGALLELSQFQSVTESKKMISDAISKLEEALEVNPQKHDAIWCLGNAHTSQAFLTPDEDEAKVYFDKAAQYFQQAVDADPENELYRKSYEVSSKAPELHAEIHKQGAMQQAMGQAMGPGPSTSTSTKGSKKKKSSDLKYDILGWVILAVGLVAWVGFGKSNAPPPPR, from the exons ATGGAAATGCAAAACGATTTCGATAGGCTTCTATTCTTCGAGCACGCTCGAAAGACTGCTGAAACCACCTATGCTAAAGATCCTCTGGATGCTGAG AACTTGACGAGATGGGGAGGTGCATTGTTGGAATTATCACAGTTCCAGTCCGTCACCGAATCAAAGAAGATGATTTCTG ATGCTATCTCAAAGTTAGAGGAGGCTTTGGAGGTTAATCCACAGAAGCATGATGCGATTTGGTGTTTGGGGAATGCCCATACATCCCAGGCATTTCTAACTCCTGATGAAGACGAGGCTAAGGTTTACTTCGACAAAGCGGCTCAGTACTTCCAACAAGCTGTTGATGCA GATCCAGAGAATGAGCTTTATCGGAAATCATATGAAGTTTCTTCTAAG GCTCCAGAGTTGCATGCCGAGATTCACAAACAAGGTGCCATGCAACAAGCCATGGGTCAAGCTATGGGACCAGGACCTTCTACATCAACGAGTACAAAG GGttcgaagaagaagaagagcagTGATCTGAAGTATGACATTTTGGGATGGGTAATACTTGCTGTTGGACTTGTTGCGTGGGTTGGTTTTGGGAAATCTAATGCTCCTCCTCCTCCAAGATAA
- the LOC132048406 gene encoding mitochondrial import receptor subunit TOM20-like: MEMQNDFDRLLFFEHARKTAETTYAKDPLDAENLTRWGGALLELSQFQSVTESKKMISGIVLITSIVIPAKRFS; encoded by the exons ATGGAAATGCAAAACGATTTCGATAGGCTCCTATTCTTCGAGCACGCTCGAAAGACTGCTGAAACCACCTATGCTAAAGATCCTCTGGATGCTGAG AACTTGACGAGATGGGGAGGTGCATTGTTGGAATTATCACAGTTCCAGTCCGTCACCGAATCAAAGAAGATGATTTCTGGTATTGTGCTTATTACTAGTATTGTAATCCCTGCTAAAAGGTTTTCCTAG
- the LOC132047318 gene encoding pentatricopeptide repeat-containing protein At5g56310-like produces the protein MTRRWFLKYGSAKMNIFKLRGLHYRHLSTITYTPPHLSLLADQCTSIHQLKQIHAQMITTARIHDNFAASRLLSFCALSESGSLSYALRLFDSINEPNSFMWNTLIRAQAGNSNPQQALFLYVKMRRLCVTPGKHTFPFVLKACSNVMCVYVSRQVHCHAIRYGLDSDLHVGNGLIRAYTVCRVLEDARKVFDEIPERNLSIWTTMICGFAQNDKYSDAIGLFERMVGDGMAPNGATLASVLSACAQSGSLQLGEQIRVYMEENGIELGVILGTALVNMYAKNGAIVEAEKCFSGMRERNIATWNAMICGLAAHGHAKEAINFFKKLKQEKVKPNDITLVGVLSACCHAGLFDYGEEIFHSMEELYGIEPKIEHYGCMVDILGRNGKLIEAEEIIRGMIWKADVVIWGSLLNACQSHGDIDIAERVVKEILLLNPNSHGVYVVLSNMYAETGRWEDVVKLRKQMKQGSLKKTPGWSLVNAT, from the coding sequence ATGACAAGAAGGTGGTTCTTGAAATATGGTTCTGCCAAAATGAACATCTTCAAGCTGAGGGGTCTCCATTACAGGCACCTCTCTACTATCACCTATACTCCTCCACACCTTTCTCTCCTAGCCGACCAATGCACTTCAATTCACCAACTCAAACAAATCCATGCCCAAATGATCACCACAGCCCGTATCCACGACAATTTTGCCGCCAGTCGCTTACTATCCTTCTGTGCTCTCTCAGAATCAGGCAGTCTTTCTTATGCCTTAAGACTTTTCGACAGTATCAATGAACCCAATTCATTCATGTGGAACACTCTCATTAGAGCTCAAGCTGGTAACTCAAATCCTCAACAAGCTTTGTTTCTTTATGTAAAGATGCGAAGGCTTTGTGTTACTCCTGGTAAACATACATTCCCTTTTGTACTTAAAGCTTGTTCGAATGTAATGTGTGTTTATGTTAGTAGACAAGTGCATTGTCATGCTATTAGATATGGGTTGGATTCAGATTTGCATGTTGGTAATGGTTTGATCAGGGCGTATACTGTTTGTCGTGTGTTAGAGGATGCACGAAAGGTGTTTGATGAAATCCCTGAGAGAAATTTGAGTATTTGGACGACGATGATTTGTGGGTTTGCTCAGAATGATAAATATAGTGACGCTATTGGGTTGTTTGAGCGTATGGTTGGGGATGGAATGGCGCCCAATGGAGCTACATTGGCTTCGGTGTTGTCAGCTTGTGCCCAGTCGGGTAGTTTGCAATTAGGAGAACAGATTCGCGTATATATGGAAGAAAACGGGATAGAATTAGGAGTGATTCTTGGCACGGCGTTGGTGAACATGTATGCAAAGAACGGTGCTATAGTCGAAGCAGAGAAGTGTTTTAGTGGTATGAGAGAAAGGAACATCGCGACTTGGAACGCGATGATTTGTGGGTTAGCTGCTCATGGACATGCAAAAgaagcaattaacttctttaagaagctaaaacaagaaaaagtgaAGCCAAATGACATTACATTGGTTGGGGTTCTATCAGCATGCTGCCATGCTGGATTGTTTGATTATGGGGAAGAAATATTTCACTCCATGGAAGAGTTGTACGGTATAGAGCCTAAGATTGAGCATTATGGATGCATGGTTGACATTCTTGGGCGTAATGGGAAACTGATAGAAGCTGAGGAGATCATAAGAGGAATGATTTGGAAGGCTGACGTGGTTATCTGGGGATCCTTATTAAATGCATGTCAGAGCCATGGAGACATAGATATTGCAGAACGAGTTGTGAAAGAAATTCTGCTTTTGAATCCAAATAGTCATGGAGTTTATGTTGTCTTATCTAATATGTATGCAGAGACTGGAAGATGGGAGGATGTGGTAAAATTAAGGAAGCAGATGAAGCAAGGAAGCTTAAAGAAAACGCCTGGTTGGAGCCTTGTCAATGCTACATGA
- the LOC132047320 gene encoding B2 protein-like, translating into MCFTASLKAYASVIRYCNMENMNSYWQFGDELRGQSKVSEDHNWSTAALKLAEQMKYKGERRNNLDFSKSSAEIRPRGNPMFQEDNKWESLNFNMLNLDNKMTENMSKNRIMDSMYNANPVYLKPNFNSLGNTSLSKFNASSYTKEHGKNNNNNTESTNGNNSVDKRFKTLPAAETLPKNEVLGGYIFVCNNDTHQEDLKRLLFGLPPRYRDSVRAITPGLPLFLYNYTTHQLHGIFEASSFGGSNIDPTAWEDKKCKGESRFPAQVRIRVRKVCKPLEEDALDQFYIIMMAPSSA; encoded by the exons ATGTGTTTTACGGCAAGTCTCAAGGCATATGCTTCTGTAATCAGATACTGCAACATGGAGAATATGAACAGCTACTGGCAATTTGGAGATGAGCTTCGAGGACAATCAAAAGTCTCAGAGGATCATAACTGGTCAACAGCTGCTCTAAAATTGGCTGAGCAGATGAAGTACAAGGGTGAACGGAGGAATAACCTTGACTTTTCAAAGAGCTCGGCTGAAATTAGGCCCAGGGGTAATCCTATGTTTCAGGAAGATAACAAGTGGGAAAGCCTTAACTTCAACATGTTAAATTTGGATAACAAGATGACTGAAAATATGAGCAAGAATCGCATTATGGATAGCATGTACAATGCAAATCCAGTTTATCTTAAACCCAATTTTAACAGCTTGGGGAATACATCTTTAAGCAAGTTCAACGCTAGCAGCTATACCAAGGAACATGGCaagaataacaataacaacactgaGAGCACCAACGGAAATAACTCTGTTGACAAAAGGTTTAAGACTCTGCCTGCCGCTGAGACACTGCCGAAGAATGAGGTTCTTGGTggatatatatttgtttgtaaCAATGACACACATCAGGAAGACTTAAAGCGCCTGTTGTTCGG CCTTCCTCCTAGATACAGAGATTCCGTGAGGGCAATAACGCCAGGGTTACCATTGTTCCTATATAATTACACTACTCACCAGTTGCATGGTATCTTTGAG GCATCGAGTTTTGGAGGTTCCAACATTGATCCAACTGCGTGGGAGGATAAAAAGTGCAAAGGAGAGTCAAGGTTCCCTGCTCAG GTGAGGATCCGTGTCCGGAAAGTCTGTAAGCCGTTGGAGGAAGATGCTTTAGACCAGTTTTACATCATTATGATGGCCCCAAGTTCCGCCTAG